From Cygnus atratus isolate AKBS03 ecotype Queensland, Australia chromosome 1, CAtr_DNAZoo_HiC_assembly, whole genome shotgun sequence, the proteins below share one genomic window:
- the SLITRK1 gene encoding SLIT and NTRK-like protein 1 — protein MLLWILLLETSLCFAAGNVTGDVCKEKICACNEIEGDLHVDCEKKGFTSLQHFTAPTSQFYHLFLHGNSLTRLFPNEFANFYNAVSLHMENNGLHEIVPGAFLGLQLVKRLHINNNKIKSFRKQTFLGLDDLEYLQADFNLLRDIDPGAFRDLNKLEVLILNDNLISTLPPNVFQYVPITHLDLRGNRLKTLPYEEVLEQIPGIAEILLEDNPWDCTCDLLSLKEWLENIPKNALIGRVICEAPTRLQGKDLNETTEHELCKKNRVDSSLDAPPAEEETCDPGPIPTPFKIHGKEDPATPGSGPNGGTKIPVNWQIKTRPTAAVSTVSAKSKLLTNLSCPQICSCDQIPGSGLKVNCNDRNVSSLVDLKPKPSNVQELFLRDNKIHTIRKSHFLDYRKLNLLDLGNNNIATIENNTFKNLFDLRWLYMDSNYLDTLSREKFTGLQNLEYLNVEFNGIQLIMPGTFNAMPKLRVLILNNNLLRSLPVDVFAGVSLSKLSIHNNYFMYLPVAGVLDQLTSITQIDLHGNPWDCTCPIVPFKQWAEMLRPKVIMSDLRCESPEDFFKEDFESLSNDVICPQLKISPTLSSTNKNSTGFAETGTHSNSYLETSRVSISVLVPGLLLVFVTSAFTVVGMLVFILRNRKRSKRRDANSSASEINSLQTVCDSSYWHNGPYSTDGAHRVYDCGSHSLSD, from the coding sequence atgctgctttggaTTCTGTTGCTGGAGACGtctctttgttttgctgctggaaaCGTTACAGGGGACGTTTGCAAAGAGAAGATCTGTGCCTGCAACGAGATAGAAGGGGATTTGCACGTAGACTGTGAGAAAAAGGGATTTACCAGCCTGCAACATTTCACCGCCCCAACTTCCCAGTTTTaccatttatttctgcatggaAATTCCCTGACTCGACTTTTCCCTAATGAGTTTGCTAACTTTTACAATGCAGTCAGTTTGCACATGGAAAACAACGGTTTGCATGAGATTGTTCCTGGGGCTTTTCTTGGGCTGCAGCTGGTGAAACGCTTGCacataaacaacaacaagatCAAATCATTCAGGAAGCAGACTTTCCTGGGGCTGGACGATCTGGAATACCTCCAGGCAGATTTTAATCTATTGCGGGATATTGACCCGGGAGCATTTAGGGACTTAAACAAACTAGAGGTGCTGATTTTAAATGACAATCTCATCAGCACCTTGCCCCCCAACGTGTTTCAGTATGTGCCGATCACCCACCTTGACCTCCGGGGAAACCGTCTTAAAACCTTGCCTTATGAGGAGGTCCTGGAGCAGATCCCAGGCATTGCTGAAATCCTGCTAGAGGATAACCCCTGGGACTGTACTTGCGATCTGCTGTCGTTGAAGGAATGGCTGGAAAATATACCCAAAAACGCTTTGATCGGCAGGGTGATTTGTGAAGCTCCCACTAGGTTGCAGGGCAAAGATTTAAATGAGACCACAGAGCATGAGCTGTGCAAAAAGAACAGAGTGGATTCTAGTCTAGATGCTCCCCCTGCCGAAGAAGAAACCTGTGATCCTGGTCCCATTCCAACCCCCTTTAAAATACATGGCAAGGAAGACCCTGCCACACCAGGATCTGGTCCAAATGGAGGTACAAAGATTCCTGTCAACTGGCAAATCAAGACTAGACCCACTGCTGCTGTGTCGACAGTTAGCGCAAAGAGTAAGTTACTGACTAACTTGTCCTGCCCTCAGATCTGCAGCTGTGATCAGATCCCTGGCTCAGGTTTAAAGGTTAATTGCAATGACAGGAATGTGAGCAGCTTGGTGGATTTGAAGCCTAAGCCATCCAATGTGCAGGAGCTGTTTCTGAGAGACAACAAAATACACACCATCAGGAAATCCCACTTTCTGGATTACCGGAAACTTAATTTACTTGATTTGGGCAACAACAACATAGCCACCATTGAGAACAACACCTTCAAGAACCTCTTCGATCTCCGATGGCTGTATATGGATAGCAACTACCTAGACACCCTGTCCCGGGAGAAATTTACTGGGCTGCAAAACCTGGAGTACCTGAATGTGGAGTTTAATGGGATCCAGCTGATCATGCCTGGCACCTTCAATGCAATGCCCAAACTGAGAGTCCTCATCCTCAACAACAATCTACTGAGGTCTCTTCCAGTTGACGTCTTCGCCGGGGTCTCACTTTCCAAACTGAGCATACACAACAATTATTTCATGTACCTTCCCGTGGCGGGGGTGCTGGACCAGCTCACCTCCATCACCCAGATCGATCTGCATGGCAACCCGTGGGACTGTACTTGCCCTATCGTGCCTTTCAAACAGTGGGCGGAGATGTTGCGCCCCAAGGTGATTATGAGCGATCTGAGGTGTGAGTCCCCAGAAGATTTCTTCAAGGAGGATTTTGAGTCTCTCTCCAATGACGTGATTTGCCCTCAGCTGAAAATATCACCCACACTAAGTTCTACCAACAAAAACAGCACCGGATTTGCAGAGACAGGTACTCACTCCAACTCCTACTTGGAGACCAGCCGGGTCTCCATTTCGGTGCTGGTGCCAGGGCTCCTGCTGGTTTTTGTGACCTCTGCTTTCACGGTGGTTGGCATGCTGGTGTTCATCCTGAGGAACAGAAAGCGGTCCAAGAGGAGGGACGCCAACTCGTCTGCATCTGAAATCAACTCCTTGCAGACAGTCTGCGACTCATCCTACTGGCACAACGGGCCCTACAGCACCGACGGGGCCCACAGGGTTTACGACTGCGGCTCCCACTCCCTGTCGGACTGA